Genomic window (Synergistaceae bacterium):
TTGGTGTCCAGGATGTGGTCATGGAATTATTATGCATGCCTTGTTGCGTGCAATAGTAGATTTGAAAATTCCAAAAGAAAATCTTTGTATATCATCAGGTATAGGATGTTCAAGTCGTTTGCCTGGCTATATAGATGCTTGTACTCTGCACACAGCACATGGACGTTCTTTGGCATTTGCAACTGGGGTAAAAATGGCAAATCCGGAGCTTACTATAGTAGATGTTATGGGGGATGGCGACGCCACTGCTATCGGGGGCAATCATTTTATACATGCCTGTCGACGTAACATCGGCATCACAGCAGTAGTTATGAATAATAACGTGTATGGTATGACAGGTGGGCAAGCTTCTCCTACTACACCGGAGGGTTTTTTTGCAACTACAGCTCCTTATGGTGCCATCGACCCGTCCTTTGATATTTGCAAGCTTGCTATAGCCGCTGGAGCAACTTATGTTGCCCGTGCCACAGTTGCTCAGCCTGTACTATGCAATCAATTACTCAAAAAAGCAATAGAACATCAGAAATACGGTT
Coding sequences:
- a CDS encoding 2-oxoacid:ferredoxin oxidoreductase subunit beta — encoded protein: MPREEIKNLLRKQYFPHIWCPGCGHGIIMHALLRAIVDLKIPKENLCISSGIGCSSRLPGYIDACTLHTAHGRSLAFATGVKMANPELTIVDVMGDGDATAIGGNHFIHACRRNIGITAVVMNNNVYGMTGGQASPTTPEGFFATTAPYGAIDPSFDICKLAIAAGATYVARATVAQPVLCNQLLKKAIEHQKYGFSVVEIVTYCHTQFGRKNKRGKAVDNIKYLKDVSVMKSKADEMANEELLGKIVIGEFSNIKDTIEYTKRYDQVIFQAKEEK